One genomic region from Salvia hispanica cultivar TCC Black 2014 chromosome 2, UniMelb_Shisp_WGS_1.0, whole genome shotgun sequence encodes:
- the LOC125203109 gene encoding auxin-responsive protein SAUR50-like, which translates to MAIRKSNKLTQKAMIKQIMKRCSSLGKRHGYENDEGLPLDVPKGHFVVYVGVNRSRYIVPISILNRPEFVSLLQRAEEEFGFDHDMGITIPCDEQVFQSFLR; encoded by the coding sequence ATGGCCATCAGAAAATCTAACAAACTCACACAAAAAGCAATGATCAAGCAGATCATGAAGCGGTGCTCGAGCTTAGGGAAAAGGCACGGGTACGAAAACGACGAGGGGCTGCCACTGGACGTGCCAAAGGGGCACTTCGTGGTGTACGTGGGCGTGAACAGGAGCCGATACATCGTTCCTATCTCGATTTTGAACAGGCCGGAATTCGTGAGCCTGCTTCAACGAGCTGAGGAAGAATTCGGATTCGATCACGACATGGGGATCACAATTCCTTGTGATGAACAAGTATTCCAGTCATTCCTtagatag
- the LOC125203448 gene encoding LOW QUALITY PROTEIN: filament-like plant protein 4 (The sequence of the model RefSeq protein was modified relative to this genomic sequence to represent the inferred CDS: inserted 2 bases in 1 codon), giving the protein MDKKSWPWKKKSSDKQTAEKTAATASESSTAASDVNATQFDKAKQDNNKKPKYVQISLESYTHLTGLEDEVKSYEEKVLTFEEEVKELNEKLSEADTEMTSKENLVKQHAKVAEEAVSGWEKAEAEAAALKNHLESVTLLKLTAEDRAAHLDDALKECMRQIRNLKEDHEEKLWELALNKTKLFDNMKSELEAKIGNLDQELMKSAAENAALSRSLQERFNMLIQLNDEKSQANAEIELLKSEIESCEREVNTLKYELHIARKEVEIRNEEKNMSVRSAEAATKHHLEGVKKIAKLEAECQRLRGLVRKKLPGPAALAQMKLEVENFGRDSGESRLRRSPGKPSTPQLSQMPDFSLDHSQKYLQANELLTERLLAMEEETKMLKEALAKRNSELQASRSICAQTASKLQTMEAQLQAHVEQKNHLSSNPQVSIESFNSRKASIPSGVTTMSEDGNDDNISCSGSWTSGMMXLQKSESVSHADLMDDFLEMEKLAYQSNGIVSGGDCSGNTVNEGSELVKCEVSVEVSTSEDTQLGEQHGLEPQAGPKEDPNVVNLQMHADPLVFVKLQSKISGVLELVSNERDMEKVIEEVRQAMLDIHETLHDHSVNSFTEANCPIGTRTDQITEDAKLTDTTKETSVPQDASSSINTYEPINEKVQVAIMHIYDFITSLGKEVKTVTEASPDGDGLNKIFDIFSAKYGEAMTAYINLNDFILDISEVLNNSSELHINVLGYKSSEVDTGSTDCIDKIALPENKVVVESLQESYPDGCAHFSDSASDPDVPNDGNLVPISESTVTSWKCSLEEFEQLKMDKDNLAVNLARSLENLETTKSQLQETEHLLAEVKSQLMTAQKSNSLAETQLKCMAESYNSLETRSEDLKTEVNLLQGKIQNLEKELLDEKRSHEEALNKCKDLQDQLERIDNCAAAETVERSDQEKELAAAAEKLAECQETIFLLGKQMKALHPQTEMHSPNNSRSQKAEDSVEEEPTISGMNLQDLDPPEIDTAASFHLHRAGSESPMDLFNASFSPSDFEANDLLRSPVGSKQPSHRPTKSGSSSASNTPTPEKHARGFSRFFSSKAKNVY; this is encoded by the exons ATGGATAAAAAGAGTTGGCCTTGGAAGAAAAAATCATCTGATAAGCAGACTGCTGAGAAAACTGCTGCCACTGCATCAGAGTCTTCTACAGCTGCTTCAGATGTAAATGCAACTCAATTCGACAAG GCAAAGCAAGACAATAATAAAAAGCCAAAGTATGTTCAAATTTCTTTAGAATCATATACACATCTAACTGGATTGGAAGATGAAGTGAAGTCCTATGAAGAAAAGGTGTTGACCTTTGAGGAGGAAGTGAAAGAACTCAATGAAAAGTTATCTGAAGCGGATACTGAAATGACTAGTAAGGAAAATTTGGTAAAGCAACATGCCAAAGTTGCTGAAGAAGCTGTTTCAG GTTGGGAGAAGGCTGAGGCTGAAGCTGCAGCACTGAAAAATCATCTGGAATCAGTCACGCTGCTAAAGCTTACTGCTGAAGATCGGGCAGCACACTTGGATGATGCTCTCAAAGAATGCATGAGGCAGATACGGAATTTGAAGGAAGACCATGAAGAAAAGTTGTGGGAACTTGCTCTTAACAAAACAAAGTTGTTTGACAATATGAAGTCGGAGCTTGAAGCTAAAATAGGTAATCTGGACCAAGAGTTAATGAAGTCTGCAGCTGAAAATGCTGCGTTGTCTAGATCCTTGCAAGAGCGTTTTAACATGCTGATCCAGCTCAATGATGAGAAATCACAGGCTAATGCCGAGATAGAACTTTTGAAGAGCGAAATTGAGTCTTGTGAAAGAGAAGTAAACACACTCAAATATGAACTCCATATTGCTAGGAAAGAGGTGGAAATTCGCaatgaagagaaaaacatGAGTGTGCGGTCCGCTGAGGCAGCAACCAAGCATCACCTAGAAGGAGTTAAGAAAATTGCTAAGCTTGAGGCCGAGTGTCAAAGATTACGAGGCCTTGTTCGGAAGAAGCTTCCTGGTCCAGCTGCACTAGCCCAAATGAAACTTGAAGTTGAGAACTTTGGCCGAGACTCTGGAGAGTCTCGTTTAAGGAGATCTCCTGGGAAGCCTTCTACTCCACAGTTGTCTCAGATGCCGGACTTTTCGCTTGATCACTCCCAGAAATACCTCCAAGCAAACGAGTTACTCACAGAACGGCTACTTGCTATGGAGGAAGAAACAAAGATGCTTAAGGAGGCATTGGCAAAACGTAACAGTGAATTGCAAGCTTCTAGGAGTATCTGTGCTCAAACGGCTAGCAAGCTTCAAACTATGGAAGCACAACTACAAGCTCATGTTGAACAGAAAAATCATCTCAGTTCTAATCCTCAGGTTTCAATTGAAAGTTTCAATAGTCGGAAAGCTAGTATTCCATCAGGTGTGACCACTATGTCGGAAGATGGAAATGATGATAATATTAGCTGTTCTGGTTCATGGACTTCTGGAATGAT TCTGCAGAAATCTGAAAGTGTAAGTCATGCAGACCTTATGGATGACTTCTTAGAGATGGAGAAGCTGGCATACCAATCGAATGGAATAGTCTCAGGTGGAGACTGTTCAGGCAATACTGTCAATGAAGGATCTGAACTTGTAAAGTGTGAAGTTTCAGTTGAAGTCTCTACCAGTGAAGACACTCAATTAGGAGAGCAGCATGGTTTGGAACCTCAAGCGGGTCCTAAAGAAGATCCAAATGTAGTAAATCTTCAAATGCATGCAGATCCACTGGTCTTTGTGAAACTCCAGTCAAAAATATCTGGGGTTCTTGAATTAGTTTCTAATGAAAGGGACATGGAAAAAGTAATAGAGGAAGTTAGACAAGCTATGCTGGACATCCATGAAACTTTACATGACCATTCGGTGAATAGTTTTACCGAGGCAAATTGTCCTATTGGAACAAGAACTGATCAAATCACCGAGGATGCCAAACTGACAGACACAACAAAGGAGACATCAGTGCCTCAAGATGCTAGTTCATCTATCAACACTTATGAACCCATCAATGAAAAAGTACAAGTTGCTATTATgcatatttatgattttatcaCTAGCCTTGGCAAAGAAGTGAAGACCGTCACCGAAGCAAGTCCTGATGGAGATGggttgaataaaatatttgatatattttctgCCAAATATGGTGAAGCAATGACGGCTTATATCAACCTGAATGATTTTATTCTTGACATTTCTGAGGTATTGAACAATTCAAGCGAACTGCATATCAATGTTCTTGGATATAAAAGTTCTGAAGTTGACACTGGTAGTACTGACTGTATAGACAAGATTGCCCTACCAGAAAACAAGGTCGTTGTGGAATCATTACAGGAGAGTTATCCAGATGGGTGTGCACACTTTTCGGATTCTGCATCCGATCCCGATGTTCCGAATGATGGGAATCTTGTTCCAATCTCTGAATCAACAGTCACTTCTTGGAAATGTTCACTGGAGGAGTTTGAACAATTGAAAATGGACAAGGATAATCTAGCAGTCAATCTTGCTAGATCTTTGGAAAATTTAGAAACTACCAAGTCTCAGTTGCAGGAAACAGAACACCTTCTGGCTGAGGTTAAATCCCAATTAATGACAGCTCAGAAGTCAAACAGCCTGGCTGAGACACAGCTCAAATGCATGGCAGAATCATACAATTCACTTGAAACGCGTTCGGAAGATTTAAAGACTGAGGTAAATCTCCTCCAAGGGAAAATACAGAATTTGGAGAAAGAACTGCTAGATGAGAAAAGAAGCCATGAAGAGGCACTTAACAAATGCAAAGATCTTCAAGACCAGCTTGAGAG GATTGATAATTGTGCAGCAGCTGAAACTGTTGAGAGGTCTGATCAG GAGAAGGAGTTGGCAGCTGCAGCAGAAAAGTTAGCAGAGTGTCAAGAAACCATATTTCTTCTAGGCAAGCAAATGAAAGCTCTACATCCACAAACAGAAATGCATTCCCCGAATAACTCGAGGAGTCAAAAAGCCGAAGACTCTGTTGAGGAAGAACCAACTATAAGTGGAATGAATTTACAAGATCTTGATCCACCTGAAATAGACACTGCTGCTTCTTTCCATTTGCACAGAGCTGGCTCAGAATCTCCTATGGATCTGTTTAATGCTTCTTTCAGTCCATCTGATTTTGAAGCTAACGACTTATTGAGATCTCCGGTCGGCTCAAAACAACCAAGCCACCGCCCTACAAAGTCAGGCTCTTCTTCTGCTTCGAATACTCCAACACCGGAGAAACATGCTCGTGGATTTAGCAGGTTCTTTTCCTCTAAAGCGAAGAATGTCTATTAG